TGTGCCTGCCGGGCGAGGGCCGCGGTATGCGGCGCGTAGGGGAGGAAGGCGCAGGTGACCGGCCCAGGCAGTCCGATGACACGCCGGCCCGCATCCAGACGGGTCCCCATGTCATCGATGATGATGGCGATCTCGGGGACCGTCGCGGGCCGCGGTTCGGGCACCGCCGGCAGGTGGCCGGCGGCCGTCAGCCAGGCCGGTAACAACGCCATCAGGCCGGCTGCGGCGGCGCTGCTGGGCCAGGGGCGCCGTACACGGCGCCCGTGACCTGCTGTCACCGCGTACGTTCCTGCTGGATGGCGAGACCCTTGAGCAGATTCAGGGCCTCGTAGAGCTGATAGTCCGTGCGCGCGAGCGACTCCGCCTCGGTATCCCCATCCTCCTTGCCGGCCTGCGGCTTCTTGCCCGCAGTGTCCATCTTCTTCTCCTTGCCGTTCTCGAGGTGGCGCGAGAGATCAGCCTCCTTGATGGTCTCGAACGGCTGCTCGACGGCGGCGACCTGCACGTCCTCCAGCTCGATGTCCGGAACGATGCCTTCGGCCTGGATGGAGCGACCGTTGGGTGTGTAGTACCGCGCGGTGGTGAGCTTCACGGCGGTGCCGTTGTTGAGCGGAATGATGGTCTGCACCGAGCCCTTGCCGAAGGTGGGCCGGCCCAGGATGATCGCGCGCCGGTGGTCTTGCAGGGCGCCGGCGACGATCTCGGAGGCCGAGGCCGAGCCCTGATTCACCAGCACCACCAGCGGCGCGTCATTGAGCACGTCGTCCGGCGTGGCGTTGAAGCGCAGGCGCGAATCGGCGATGCGACCCTCCGTATACACGATCAGGCCCTTTTTCAGGAAGGCATCCGATACCGCCACGGCACCGTTGAGGACGCCGCCGGGATTGTTGCGCAGGTCCAGCACCAGACCGCGCAGGGTGCCGGCCTGCTTCAACTCGTCGACGGCGCGTGCGAGGTTGTCCGCGGTGGTGGCCTGGAACTGCGAAATACGCACGTAGCCGAAGCCGTCCTGCAACATGCGCTGCTTGACGCTCTTCACCTTGATGATATCGCGCGTCAGGGTGATCTTCAGCGGCCGCTCCTGGCCCTCGCGCACGATCGTCAGGACGATGTCCGTGCCGGGCTTGCCACGCATGAGTTTCACCGCGTCGCTCAGGGTCATACCCTTCACCGGTGTCTCGTCGAGGCGGATGATCAGATCACCGGCCTGCACGCCGGCGCGCTGTGCGGGGGTATCGTCGATGGGCGCGATGACCTTGACGAAGCCATCCTCCATACCGACCTCGATGCCCAGACCACCGAATTCGCCGGAGGTGCCGACTTGCAACTCCTTGAATTCCTCCTGGTCGAGATACGCCGAATGCGGGTCCAGACCGGTAAGCATGCCGCGGATGGCATTCTGCAGCAGCACCTTGTCCTCGACCGGCTCGACATAATCGGCCTTGATGCGCGCGAACACATCCGTGAAGGTGCGCAGCTCTTCCAACGGCAATACCGACGCCGGCGCCGCGCGCTCCGCGAATACACCGTGACCGATGCTGAGCGACACGCCCAGCACCAGGCCGGTACCAATCAGGGCCAACCTCTGCGTTTGGGAATTCATTGGAAATAATCCATTTACCGGCTGCCGCCGGCGCTCGCTGAAAAGACGCTGCCTGTATCGGCCGCCACCCGACCGGACTTGGGCCGCCGGAACTAGGGCCTGTTAACACGATTCGCACCGCGGCGACGGCGGCCCATAGGCCGCGAGCCAAGGCGCGCCGAGCGCAGTGTACTGAACGTACATAAGTGAGGCGCAACACCGGCTCGCGGCCTACGGGCCCCGTCCCTCCGGGTTGCGCCCCAAAAGCTGCCAGGCCGCGTTGCTCGTTGTTCATTTGGAACAACCAAACTTCCCTCCTCGCGCCTTGCCTGGCAGCTTTTGGGGCAGCAACGCCGCGGTGCGAATCGTGTTAACAGGCCCTAGAGTAAATAGGACAAGACCATAGCACAGCGAACCCGGTAGCGAAACGCGCTCAACGGCGCGCCCGCACCGCATCCGGCCGGCCCGCGCACCAGGCCTGCGGGTTCTGCGGCTCACCCTGGTGACGCAGTTCGAAGTACAACCCGGGCCGCGCCATACCGCCGGTATCCCCCACGGCGGCGATCACGTCGCCGCCCTCGACCCAGTCGCCGACCTCTTTGTAGAGCGACTGGTTGTGGCCGTACAGGGTCATGTAATCGCTGCCATGATCGATGATGATCAGCAGACCGAAGCCGCGCAGCCAGTCCGCGAACGCAACCCGGCCGCTGGCGACGGCGTGCACATCCTGATTGGCGGCCGCGGCGATGAAGGTCCCCCGCCAGCGCAGGCTGCCGACATCACGGCGCTCGCCGAACTTCGCTGCCAGCTCGCCGGCTACCGGCCACGGCAGCTTGCGCTTGAGCTTGGCGAAGGGTTGCCGGTCAGCGGCGACCTGTTCGACGTCGGTCAAGGCGCGCAGCAGGTCGTTCACCAGCTGACCCAGACGCTGCTCATCCTTCTGCAACCCCGCCAGATGATCGCCCTGGTCGCGGACCTCGGCCTGCAGCTTGCTCAGCAGACCTTCACGGGTCAGGCGCTCCTCCGCCAGCGCCTGCTTCTCGGAGGCCTGTTGCGCCTGCGTGGCCGCCAGGGCCTCGTGTTGGGCCGCGATCTGCTCCTGCAACTGCGCCACCTGCTCCAGCATCACTGCGACCCGGTCGATGCGACTCAGCCGGGTGTGGTTGAGATAGCGGTAATAGGTGAGGGTGCGGCCGACTCTCGCCGGATCTTCTTGATTCAACAGCAGCTTGATTGGCTCCTGACGGCCGAGGAGGTAGGCGGCCCGGACCTGGTGGGACAGCGCCTGGCGCTCGACTTCGAGTTCGGTGCTGAGCTCCGTATAGCTGCGTTGCGACGCCGCCAGCCGGCGTTCCTCGTCTTGCAGACGGGAGCGGGTGGCACGCAGCCGGCGGGAGACGCGGCCGATGCGCTGCTCCACTTCGCGCAGCGCCTTTGCAGCGGCGGATTCCTCGGCACGCGTGGCCTCGAGCCGCTTCTGCAGTGCGTCGATGCGTGCGCGCAACTGGCTCAGCTCGGCACTGGCCCGGTCCGGGTCGGTCGGTATGTCAGCCGCGCTGGCGGCCGCAAACAGCGCCGCTGCCAGCGCGGCTACCAGACGGAAGGTACGTGCGCCCCCACGGATCGCGGTACGCGCCGGCCGCGTGGCCTCAGGAGCCACTGGTCTCCAGCACGACGTCGGCCGATGCCGCAACCTCGGGCTGCAGTTCGATCAGGGAGGTACCACTCATCTCCGGCGGCTGCGGCAGGTCCATGAGGGCGAGCAGGGTGGGCGCGACGTCGCACAACGAGCCGTTGGGATTCAACAGCGCCGGACGACCGACATACACCAGCGGCACGGGGTTGGTGGTGTGCGCCGTGTGGGCCTGGCCCGTATCGTCGCCCTGCATCTTCTCGGCATTGCCATGGTCGGCGGTGATCAGCATCTCCCCGCCGGCACGCTGCAGCGCCTCGTCGACGCGGCCCAGACAAACATCGAGCGCCTCGATGGCCTCGACGGCGGCCGAGAAGATGCCCGTGTGACCGACCATGTCGGGATTGGCGTAGTTGCAGACGATGACGTCGTACTTGCCGCTGTCGATGGCCTCCACCAGCCGATCGGTGACCTCGCCGGCGCTCATTTCGGGCTGCTGGTCATAGGTCGCGACCTGGGGTGACGGCACCAGGATGCGGTCTTCGCCAATGAACGGTTCCTCGACGCCGCCGTTGAAAAAGAAGGTGACGTGGGCGTACTTCTCGGTCTCGGCCAGCCGCAGCTGGCGCAGCCCCAGGCCGGACAGATAGGCGCCCAGCACGTTCTGCAGGCGCTCCGCCGGGAAGGCCACAGGGACCGCGAAATCCTCGTTGTACTCCGTGAGGCTGACGAAGCGCCCTAGACGCGGCGCCGCGGCCCGCTCGAAGCCGTCGAAATCCAGCTCAATGAAGGGCCGGGTGATCTGGCGGGCCCGGTCGGAACGGTAGTTCATGAACACGATGACGTCGCCGTCTTCGACGCGTACCGGCGCGCTGCCGGGCGGGACGATCGCCGTCGCCTGGACGAATTCGTCGCCCTCGTCGCGGCCATAGGCCATTTCCAGCCCGGCCAGGGCCGTTTCCGCCTGGAAGGCGCCGCGTCCCTGGGTGATCAGATCATAAGCGGCCTGGATGCGCGGCCAACGGTGGTCGCGGTCCATGGCATAGAAACGGCCGATGATGGAGGCGATGCGGCCCCCGCCGTACTCGGCGAACTTCTCCTCCATGAGCTGGATGGAGCCGGCCGCGCTGCGCGGCGGGGTATCCCGGCCGTCGAGGAAGGCATGCAGATACACCTTGGAGGCACCGCGCTTGACGGCGAGTTCCACCATGGCGTGGATGTGACATTCATGGCTGTGGACGCCGCCCGGCGACAGCAGGCCGAGGATGTGCACCGCCCGCCCGTTGGCGACGCCCAGATCGACGGCGTCGGTGAGGGTCTTGTTGTTGAAGAACGATCCCGTCTTGATGGAGCGGCTGACGCGGGTGAATTCCTGGTATACGACGCGACCCGCGCCGAGGTTCATGTGGCCGACCTCCGAATTGCCCATCTGCTCGCCCGGCAACCCCACCGCCGCACCCGAAGTGCGGATCAAAGTATGTGGGTAGTGTGCCCAGAGACGGTCCCAGGTCGGCTTCCGGGCCGCGGCGATGGCATTGGAATGCGTATCTTCCGAGTACCCCCATCCGTCCAGGATGAGAAGGACCATAGGCTTAGGGTTGGCAGACATGCTAACGCTCGATTGCTCCCGGGGAATTTAGAATCATTCTAACCCGAACCACCACGTGCCTCCAATGCCTCTCAAGATGCGCGCGCCCCGTCGCTTTCTCTCGGGCCGGGCGGGGCGTGCTGAAAAACGACGATAAACCCGACGTTGTCAGGCTGCTTAAAACGTTTATTATTGTATAGCGTTTTAATAATGAAGGGCAGCGCAGATCGCAATGATGTCCCCGACGCAGTATCCCGGCAATCTCTGCCGAGTCCCGCTTGAGGTAGACAATATGAGTGTAGAAGCGATCCATGATGACCTGATCACCCAGGACGACGACATCGATCGCGCATCGCGCTCGTTGAAGGCCATGTCTCATCCGCTGCGCCTGAAGATCCTCTGCACCCTGGGTGACCAGGAGGTCAGTGTGCAGGACATCGTCGAGCACGTGGGCACCTCGCAGAGCAACATCTCCCAACACCTGGCCATCCTCCGTGACAAGGGCATCCTCGCTTCCCGCAAGGATGCCAACCGCGTGTATTACCGGGTCGGCGACCCCCGCACCCTGCGCCTGATCGGTATGATGCGCGAGGTGTTCTGCTCGCGGCAGTAAGCGGACCCCTGGCCGCGACCCGCAGTGCCGATCATCCAGACCCCGACCAGCCCATGGCACCCGTCGCGGCAGAGACGGGTACACCGTGCCGCTCCGACCGACCGGCCGGCCGTTTGGGGCGGCCCGGCACACGGCCTCGACTAACAACAGGTTATTTCTCATCCCATGGACAGTACCAACCGCCTCACCGAATTCATCGTCAATCACTGGAGCCTGTCACTCGCCTTCGTCCTCCTCCTGGCGCTGCTGATCGGCAGTGAGATCCGGCGGCGACTGTACGGTGCACCGCAGCTCGGTCCGCACGCGGCCACCCGACTCATGAACGACACCGGCACCGTGGTACTGGACGTGCGCGAAGACGGTGAATGGAAGCAGGGCCACATCGCCAACGCGCTACACATCCCGCTGGGGCAGCTCGGCGGTCGCCTCAAGGAGCTGGACAAGTACCGTGACCGGACCCTGATCGCCTGTTGCCGCACCGGCCAGCGCTCCAATACGGCCGCCGCACGGCTACGCAAGCAGGGCTTTGCCAGCGTCTACAACCTCGCCGGAGGCATGGTCGCGTGGCAAAACGCCAATCTTCCCATCAGCAAGAAATAGTCGCCATGTCAGACGTCATCATGTACTGCACCGCCTTCTGCCCGTACTGTGTCCGGGCGCGCATGCTGCTGGAACACAAGGGCGTACCCTTTGTCGAGGTCCGGGTCGACCTGGAGCCGGACCGGCGCGGTGAAATGGAGGCACGCAGCGGTCGTACCAGCGTCCCGCAGATCTTCATCGGCGACTTCCATGTCGGCGGCTGTGACGACATGTTCGCCCTGGAGCGCGCAGGCCGGCTCGACCCGTTGCTGGTCCCGGTCGACTGAACGGCAGCCGGACCCGGGCCGGGCCGCAGCGCTCGGATGCTTGCGCCGGTCGCCCGCCGGGAGCCGGCGGTGACCGTACCCTTGAATTCGGAGGCCCATGCCATGACGACACCCCTGCACATCGTCTGCCCACACTGCGACGGCATCAACCGCGTCCCTGCGGATCGCCTCGGCGCCGGCGCCAACTGCGGCAAATGCCATCAGCCGCTGTTCACAGGCCACCCTCTGGCCCTGGACGGTACCCGCCTGCGACGCCACATCGCGCGCAGCGATATCCCGGTGCTGGTGGATTTCTGGGCCGCCTGGTGCGGGCCGTGCCGGGCGATGGCACCGGTGTTCGAACAGGCCGCCGCACGGCTGGAGCCGCGGGCCCGCCTGGCCAAGCTGGACACGGAACGCGATCCGGCCCTGGCCAGCGAGCTGGGCATCCGCGGCATCCCCACACTGATCCTGTTCAACCACGGCCAGGAGGTCGCGCGCCAATCCGGTGCCATGGACCTGGCCAACCTGCTGCGCTGGGCCGAACGCCATCTGGGCTGAAGTTCTGGCATACTAACGCCCCACTAATCGGCGTTCAGCCGCCCACAACATCCATCCGAAGATCAGACACCCAGCTACCAGGTACCCGTCATGGCAGAACAGACCAATCCCAACGGCCAGAAACAGTTCAGTATCCAGAAGGTCTATGTGAAGGACATGTCCTTCGAGACACCCAACTCACCCGCCGTCTTCACCCAGGACTGGAAGCCCGAGATCAACCTCGAGCTGAACAGCAAGGCGACCGGCATCGCCGAGGGAGTACACGAAGTCGTCCTGTCGCTGACCGTCACTGCGAAGCTGGACGGCACCACGGCCTATCTGGCCGAAGTCCAGCAGGCCGGCATCTTCGCCATGAGCGGGTTCGCCCAGGAAGAGACGGCGCCGATGCTGGGCGCCTTCTGCCCCGGCACGTTGTACCCCTATGCCCGCGAGACCGTGTCGGATCTGGTCGCGCGTGGTGGCTTCCCACAGCTGGTGCTGGCACCGATCAACTTCGATGCCCTCTACGCCCAGCAGATCCAGGAGGTCCAGGCACAGGTCGTCGACCCCGCTCCGGCATCGCACTGAGTGGAGCGGCACGCATGTCGGCCCATGCCCCGATCGCGGTCCTGGGCGCCGGCTCCTGGGGCACGGCGCTGGCCATTCTGCTCGCCCGCAACGGCCACAACGTGCGCCTGTGGGGGAACGAGGCGGGGGCCATGGCGCGCATGGCACGCGAGCGCTGCAACACCCGTTATCTGCCGGATGCGCCGTTTCCCACCGGTCTGGCCATCCACGCCGACCTGTCGGCGGTGCTGGCCGATCGTGCCGCCGCGCTGGTCGTCGTACCCAGCCACGCCTTCCGCACCCTGCTGACCGCCATCGCGCCGCTGCTCGCACCGGGGACACCGGTCGCCTGGGCGACCAAGGGTCTGGAGCTGAGCAGCGGCAAGCTGCTGCATCAGGTGGCCGGCGAGATCCTGCCAGCCGGCACGCCGCAAGCCGTCATCTCGGGACCGACGTTCGCGCGCGAGGTCGCCGCCGGCCTGCCGACGGCGACCACGGTCGCCGGCAGCGACACAGCCGCGGCGGAGCACTTCGCCGCCCTCCTGCATGGCACGACCTTCCGCGCCTATACCAGTACCGATCGCATCGGCGTCGAGCTCGGCGGCGCACTGAAGAACGTCCTCGCCATCGCGGCCGGCATCTCCGATGGCCTGGGTCTGGGCGCCAACAGCCGCGCCGCCCTGATCACGCGCGGCCTGGCCGAGATGATGCGCCTCGGCGCGGCCCTCGGCGGCCAGCGCGAGACCTTCGAGGGACTCGCCGGCGTCGGCGATCTGGTGCTGACCTGCACTGACGACCAGTCGCGCAACCGGCGCATGGGCCTGGCCCTGGGCCGCGGCCAGTCGCGCGAGGCGGCCCACAAGGCCATCGACCAGGTCGTCGAGGGCGTGGACACCGCGCACGAGATCCATCAACTCGGCCGGCGTCACGGGGTCGAACTGCCGATCAGCGAACAGGTCTACCGGGTCCTGTACGAGGGCGTCGCCCCGAAAGACGCCGTGCACGCCCTGCTGGCGCGGGATCCGAAGCCGGAAGCCGGGTAGAAACCCAAACCCCATTTTTACCGCAAAGGACGCAAAGGCGCGCAAAGGGAATTCTGCTTAAAAAACCCAAAACCACTTTAGCCACGGAAACACACGGAAGGACACGGAATGCAAAACCCGCCGCGCCTCACTATCCGTGTCTTTCCGCAGCTGAAATGAGCCTCTTTCGCCCATTGATGATTTACCTTTGCGCGCCTTCGCGTCCTTTGCGGTAGAAGTGAATTCCGACTTGGCCCAAAACCCCAAACCCCATCTTCACCGCAAAGGACGCGAAGGGACGCAAAGCAAATTCTGCTTAAAAAACCCAAAAACCACTTTGGCCACAGAAATACACGGAAGGACACGGAATGCAAAATCCGCCGCGCCTCACTTTCCGTATAGTTCCACGGCTGAAATGAGCCTCTTTCGCCCATTGATAATTTACCTTTGCGCGCCTTCGCGTCCTTTGCGGTAAAAATGGGTTTTAGGGGTTTGGGGTTTTGGTCTCTGGGGTTTGATGTTATCCACCCCCCAGGAAGCCGGCCTGCCGCCACGCCTCGTACACCACCACGGCGACGCTGTTGGACAAATTCAGGCTGCGTACATTGGGGCGCATCGGTAACCGCAGGATCTGTTCCGGCGCCAGCGAGCCCAACAGCTCGGCGGGCAGTCCGCGCGTTTCGGGGCCGAACAGAAAGGCGTCGCCCGCGGCGAAGGCGGCCTGGTCGTACCGTCGTGTGCCGCGTGTGGACATGGCGAACAGGCGTGCCGGTTGGACCTCCTGCAGGAAGGTGGCCAGATCCGGATGGTCACGCACCTCTGCCCACTCGTGATAATCCAGGCCGGCACGCCGGAGCTTGCTGTCCTCGAGCACGAAGCCGAGCGGGTGAATCAGGTGCAGGCGGCTGCCGGTGTTGGCGCAAAGGCGTATGATGTTGCCGGTGTTGGGCGGGATCTCCGGCTGATACAGGACGACGTGAAACATGCTGATTGGCCACAGAAGCACACGGGAAAAAATAGAAAGTAACGAATATCAAAAGGTATGGTCGGCGGGGTGTTATACCATAGTCCCCATTCCATGTTTTTCCGGGTGCTTCCGTGACCATTGACATGCTGACGACCGACGACCGTGACAAACTGGCGCTCACCTTCTGCGGTATGCGCTTCGATTCGCCGCTGGTGCTGCTGTCGGGCTGCGTCGGCTTCGGCGAGGAATACACCCGCGTGGCCGGTTTCTCCAACCGCGACGTCGGCGCCATCTGTCTCAAGGGCACTACCGAGAAGCCGCGCCTGGGCAATCCACCGCACCGCATCTACGAAACCCCGGAGGGTATGCTGAACGCCATCGGCCTGCAGAACCCGGGCGTGGACAAGGTCGTCGACGAGATCCTGCCGATGCTGGATTTCACCGAGACGCGCTTCATCGCCAACGTCTCCGGCTCCACGGTCGAGGAATACTACAACGTCACCCGGCGCTTCGATGATTCGCCCATCGACGCCATCGAGATCAACATCTCCTGCCCGAACGTGAAGGAGGGCGGGGTGGCCTTCGGCAACGACCCGGACATGTCGGCGCGCGTGGTCGCGGCCTGTCGCAAGGCGACGAACAAGCCACTGATCACCAAGCTGTCGCCCAATCAGACCGACATTGCCGAAAACGCGCGCCGCTGCATCGAGGCCGGTACCGACGGCTTCGCGGTCATCAACACCCTGATGGGCATGGCCATCGACATCGAGACCCGTCGTCCGGTGATCGGCAATAATCAGGGCGGACTGTCCGGGCCGGCCATCAAGCCCATCGCCCTGCTCAAGGTCCAGCAGGTCGCCCAAGTGTGCCGGCCGCACAAGATCCCGATCATTGGCCAGGGCGGGGTGGCCACGGTCAGCGACGCCCTCGAATTCCTGATCGCCGGGGCCACGGCGGTCGGCGTGGGCACGGCGCTGTTTTACGAGCCCCTCCTGTGTCCCCGGCTCAATGCCGGGATCGTCGACTATCTCGACCGGCACAACCTGAGTAACGTCAGCCAATTGACGGACACACTTCAGCTCCACGGTCAGGCCAAGGTCTGCGCACCGGCCAGCACCGGCACGACCTGACCGGCAGCCCGGACGCCACGACATCGTCTTGAATTAAAAACAAAATCTCGTATTGCCCGCAGAATCACACGGAAAAAACGCCGGCCAGGCCCTGCGCTTCATACCGGCATCCTGCCGCACAGGGAACGCGACCGGCGACATCTCCATAACTATCTGTTATTTAAGTAGTTATTGTATGATTTCGCGGCCGGAATGACGTTCTTGCAGTGAACAACCCTTAGCCCCCTCGCCGGTATGCCCCTGGCGGCCACACCGGCCCTGGTCCGAACCTTGCTTGTGCCGAATCCCAACCTGTGATTCGAGCGCTTGGCTATGTACGGACTGCACTTCGGACTGGCATCCGCACCGTTCCGCATCACCCCCGACACGCACCGGTTCTACCCCGGGGCGCAGCGCGGGGCGGTGCTGGACGCGCTGGCCTACGCCATTTTGCAGGGCGAGGGCATCGTCAAACTCTCCGGCGAGGTCGGCAGCGGCAAGACCATGCTGTGCCGGATGCTGGCCGAACGCCTCGCACCGCAGGTCGACATCGTCTACCTGGCCAACCCCAGCCTGCGCCGCGAGGACATCCTGGAGGCCGTCGCCCTGGAGTTGCAACTCCCGACCGGCGGCAGCCGCCTCGAGACCCTGCAGGCACTGCACACCTTTCTGCTGGAACGCCACGTCCAGGGCCGGCGCGTCGCGGTGTTCGTGGAGGAGGCCCAGGGCATGGATCTGGAGGCGTTGGAGGAGATCCGCCTGCTGTCCAATCTGGAGACCCGTGAAGACAAGCTGCTGCAGATCGTGCTGTTCGGTCAGCCGGAGCTGGATGTGCATCTGGCTGCGCACGCGGTGCGGCAGTTGCGCGACCGCATCACCCACAGTTTCTCCCTGCCGCCGCTGACGCTGGCGGATATCCGCGACTACATCCCCTTCAGGCTGCGCGCGGCCGGCCATCAGGGCGGCGACCCGTTCACCCCCATGGCCTACCGCTTGCTGCTGCGTGCCTCCCAGGGACTCATCCGACGGATCCACATCATCGCCGACAAGGCGCTGCTGGCCGCCTATGCGGGCGGCGTCCGGCAGGTGCGGCTCCGACATGTGCGTCAGGCCATCGCCGACAGCGAGTTCGCCCCACGCGGATGGATGTCAGCACCCCGCCCCGTCTGGGCACTCGTGGCCGGGATTGCGGTACTGATGGCGGTGGGCATCGCCCCATTGGCCACGGCCCCCCGACCCGGCATAACGCATCACGACACACCGCAACCAGCCGAGTTGGCGCGTATCCAGCCGGCGGCCGGCGTAGATCAGCGCGCGCTCCGGGCACCCACCCCGGTGGATCCCGGCTCGCCCTTCGCGGCCCGCAGTGCCGCTGCGCACGCCCTGTTGAGCAGCGACACCGGCGCCCGCTACACCATCCAGGTCATGACCAGCGACAGCGCCGCCACCGCGCCGGTGGAACGCTATCTGCAGGCGTCCACACGGCTGGACCACCTCGAGGATCTGTACATCGCGCCGGTGCACATCAACGGCTCGCGGCGCTGGTCCGTGCTGTACGGCAGCTTCGACAGCTACGCCGCCGCCCAGCGGGCCTTGCAGAACATCCCCGCGGCGCTGCAGGGCCACGGCCCCTATCTGCGCCCCCTGACGGCCGTGAAAAAGGAGGCGTCCGGCCACTGGCCGCCGGCGCGACAGGACACATGATGGACACCTCACGTTTATCCCGGACGGCGGCCCTGCTTGCGGGGCTGCTGCTGCTTGCCGCCTGCGCCCCGACACCGCTGCGTCCCGACCCCGGGCATATGGCCGCGGCGACGGCGGCACAGCAGGACATCCCTGCGCCGGTGCAGCGCGTGCCACTGCTGGAGCCGCCGCGTCCGGCGGCGCCGCTGGAGACCTACAGCGTGGTGGTCACCGACGTACCGGTGAAGGACATGCTGTTCGCACTGGCGCGCGACGCCGGCTTGAATGTCGACATCCATC
The window above is part of the Gammaproteobacteria bacterium genome. Proteins encoded here:
- a CDS encoding S41 family peptidase; its protein translation is MNSQTQRLALIGTGLVLGVSLSIGHGVFAERAAPASVLPLEELRTFTDVFARIKADYVEPVEDKVLLQNAIRGMLTGLDPHSAYLDQEEFKELQVGTSGEFGGLGIEVGMEDGFVKVIAPIDDTPAQRAGVQAGDLIIRLDETPVKGMTLSDAVKLMRGKPGTDIVLTIVREGQERPLKITLTRDIIKVKSVKQRMLQDGFGYVRISQFQATTADNLARAVDELKQAGTLRGLVLDLRNNPGGVLNGAVAVSDAFLKKGLIVYTEGRIADSRLRFNATPDDVLNDAPLVVLVNQGSASASEIVAGALQDHRRAIILGRPTFGKGSVQTIIPLNNGTAVKLTTARYYTPNGRSIQAEGIVPDIELEDVQVAAVEQPFETIKEADLSRHLENGKEKKMDTAGKKPQAGKEDGDTEAESLARTDYQLYEALNLLKGLAIQQERTR
- a CDS encoding rhodanese-like domain-containing protein; the encoded protein is MDSTNRLTEFIVNHWSLSLAFVLLLALLIGSEIRRRLYGAPQLGPHAATRLMNDTGTVVLDVREDGEWKQGHIANALHIPLGQLGGRLKELDKYRDRTLIACCRTGQRSNTAAARLRKQGFASVYNLAGGMVAWQNANLPISKK
- the trmL gene encoding tRNA (uridine(34)/cytosine(34)/5-carboxymethylaminomethyluridine(34)-2'-O)-methyltransferase TrmL, which produces MFHVVLYQPEIPPNTGNIIRLCANTGSRLHLIHPLGFVLEDSKLRRAGLDYHEWAEVRDHPDLATFLQEVQPARLFAMSTRGTRRYDQAAFAAGDAFLFGPETRGLPAELLGSLAPEQILRLPMRPNVRSLNLSNSVAVVVYEAWRQAGFLGGG
- a CDS encoding NAD(P)-dependent glycerol-3-phosphate dehydrogenase, producing MSAHAPIAVLGAGSWGTALAILLARNGHNVRLWGNEAGAMARMARERCNTRYLPDAPFPTGLAIHADLSAVLADRAAALVVVPSHAFRTLLTAIAPLLAPGTPVAWATKGLELSSGKLLHQVAGEILPAGTPQAVISGPTFAREVAAGLPTATTVAGSDTAAAEHFAALLHGTTFRAYTSTDRIGVELGGALKNVLAIAAGISDGLGLGANSRAALITRGLAEMMRLGAALGGQRETFEGLAGVGDLVLTCTDDQSRNRRMGLALGRGQSREAAHKAIDQVVEGVDTAHEIHQLGRRHGVELPISEQVYRVLYEGVAPKDAVHALLARDPKPEAG
- the trxC gene encoding thioredoxin TrxC → MTTPLHIVCPHCDGINRVPADRLGAGANCGKCHQPLFTGHPLALDGTRLRRHIARSDIPVLVDFWAAWCGPCRAMAPVFEQAAARLEPRARLAKLDTERDPALASELGIRGIPTLILFNHGQEVARQSGAMDLANLLRWAERHLG
- the gpmI gene encoding 2,3-bisphosphoglycerate-independent phosphoglycerate mutase, yielding MSANPKPMVLLILDGWGYSEDTHSNAIAAARKPTWDRLWAHYPHTLIRTSGAAVGLPGEQMGNSEVGHMNLGAGRVVYQEFTRVSRSIKTGSFFNNKTLTDAVDLGVANGRAVHILGLLSPGGVHSHECHIHAMVELAVKRGASKVYLHAFLDGRDTPPRSAAGSIQLMEEKFAEYGGGRIASIIGRFYAMDRDHRWPRIQAAYDLITQGRGAFQAETALAGLEMAYGRDEGDEFVQATAIVPPGSAPVRVEDGDVIVFMNYRSDRARQITRPFIELDFDGFERAAAPRLGRFVSLTEYNEDFAVPVAFPAERLQNVLGAYLSGLGLRQLRLAETEKYAHVTFFFNGGVEEPFIGEDRILVPSPQVATYDQQPEMSAGEVTDRLVEAIDSGKYDVIVCNYANPDMVGHTGIFSAAVEAIEALDVCLGRVDEALQRAGGEMLITADHGNAEKMQGDDTGQAHTAHTTNPVPLVYVGRPALLNPNGSLCDVAPTLLALMDLPQPPEMSGTSLIELQPEVAASADVVLETSGS
- the secB gene encoding protein-export chaperone SecB; its protein translation is MAEQTNPNGQKQFSIQKVYVKDMSFETPNSPAVFTQDWKPEINLELNSKATGIAEGVHEVVLSLTVTAKLDGTTAYLAEVQQAGIFAMSGFAQEETAPMLGAFCPGTLYPYARETVSDLVARGGFPQLVLAPINFDALYAQQIQEVQAQVVDPAPASH
- the grxC gene encoding glutaredoxin 3, coding for MSDVIMYCTAFCPYCVRARMLLEHKGVPFVEVRVDLEPDRRGEMEARSGRTSVPQIFIGDFHVGGCDDMFALERAGRLDPLLVPVD
- a CDS encoding metalloregulator ArsR/SmtB family transcription factor; this encodes MSVEAIHDDLITQDDDIDRASRSLKAMSHPLRLKILCTLGDQEVSVQDIVEHVGTSQSNISQHLAILRDKGILASRKDANRVYYRVGDPRTLRLIGMMREVFCSRQ
- a CDS encoding peptidoglycan DD-metalloendopeptidase family protein; the encoded protein is MAPEATRPARTAIRGGARTFRLVAALAAALFAAASAADIPTDPDRASAELSQLRARIDALQKRLEATRAEESAAAKALREVEQRIGRVSRRLRATRSRLQDEERRLAASQRSYTELSTELEVERQALSHQVRAAYLLGRQEPIKLLLNQEDPARVGRTLTYYRYLNHTRLSRIDRVAVMLEQVAQLQEQIAAQHEALAATQAQQASEKQALAEERLTREGLLSKLQAEVRDQGDHLAGLQKDEQRLGQLVNDLLRALTDVEQVAADRQPFAKLKRKLPWPVAGELAAKFGERRDVGSLRWRGTFIAAAANQDVHAVASGRVAFADWLRGFGLLIIIDHGSDYMTLYGHNQSLYKEVGDWVEGGDVIAAVGDTGGMARPGLYFELRHQGEPQNPQAWCAGRPDAVRARR